A section of the Delphinus delphis chromosome 1, mDelDel1.2, whole genome shotgun sequence genome encodes:
- the CLDN19 gene encoding claudin-19, with protein MANSGLQLLGYFLALGGWVGIIASTALPQWKQSSYAGDAIITAVGLYEGLWMSCASQSTGQVQCKLYDSLLALEGHIQSARALMVVAVLLGFVAMVLSVIGMKCTRVGDSNPIAKGRVAIAGGALFLLAGLCTLTAVSWYATLVTQEFFNPSTPVNARYEFGPALFLGWAAAGLAMLGGSFLCCTCQEPERSNSSPQPYRPGPSAAAREPVVKLSASTKGPLGV; from the exons ATGGCCAACTCAGGTCTTCAGCTCCTGGGCTACTTCCTGGCCCTGGGTGGCTGGGTGGGCATCATTGCCAGCACAGCGCTCCCGCAGTGGAAGCAGTCCTCCTACGCAGGCGATGCCATCATCACCGCCGTGGGCCTCTACGAAGGGCTCTGGATGTCCTGCGCCTCCCAGAGCACCGGTCAGGTGCAGTGCAAGCTCTATGACTCGCTGCTTGCCCTGGAAG GTCACATCCAGTCAGCGCGAGCCCTGATGGTGGTGGCCGTGCTCCTGGGCTTCGTGGCCATGGTCCTCAGTGTCATCGGTATGAAGTGCACCCGGGTCGGAGACAGCAACCCCATCGCCAAGGGCCGAGTGGCCATCGCTGGGGGTGCCCTATTCCTCCTGGCGG GCCTCTGCACTTTGACGGCCGTCTCGTGGTATGCCACACTGGTGACCCAGGAGTTCTTCAACCCCAGCACACCCGTCAACGCCAG GTACGAGTTTGGTCCAGCCCTGTTTCTGGGCTGGGCCGCCGCCGGCCTGGCCATGCTGGGCggctccttcctctgctgcacGTGCCAGGAGCCCGAGAGATCCAACAGCAGCCCGCAGCCCTACCGGCCCGGCCCCTCGGCGGCTGCCCGAGA ACCAGTTGTTAAATTGTCTGCCTCCACCAAGGGCCCCCTGGGTGTGTAA